The region TGATCGCCTCGAACTCGTCGACCAGCGTCAGCGTGCGCCCGCCCGAGGACAGCGGCGGGACGATCGACCGCAGCGTCGACTCGAGGACGCCGGCGTTGAAACTCGCGTGCCGGCGGTGGAAGACCAGCGAGTCGACGGGCGTCACCTCGGCGCGGTCGGCCGGCACCGGCAGCCCCATCGTCGCGAGCAAGACGACCTGGCACAGCGTCTCGAGCAGGGTCGTCTTCCCGCCGCTGTTGGCGCCGGTCAGGACCGTTACGCGCTCCTCGCCCGGCACCGAGTCGACGTCGGCCGGCACGCTCGTCACGCCGTGCTCGCCGATCGCGTAGGTGACGGGCTGGACGGAATCGTCGTCGCGTGCCGCGAGTGTGAGATTGCGCGCGTTGACGACGGACACTGCAGCGTCATCGTCGTCCACGAAGGTCGGACGAGTGCAGTCGTACGCCAGTGCGAACCGAGCCAGCGAGAGGTGGAAGGCGATGTCGTCGACCGCTTCGACGGCTCGGTCGACCGCGTCGCGAGCCGCTTCCAGCGTTTCCCGAAATTCGCTCGCGACGGCCGCCTCGCGCTCGTCGACCGCCTCGGTGAGGTCGCTCCGGAGCGTCCGCAGCGTGCCGCCGACGAAGTCGGTCGCGTCCGTCGCGTCGGTCGGCATCGCGTCGCGCACCCGATCGATCGTCACATCCGTTTCGCTCAGGAGGTGGTCCTCGAAGGCCTGGCGAAAGCCCTCGACGTCGCGGACGCCCTCCGAACGGAGGTCCTCGATCAGTTCGAGGGCGTCGGCGTCCATGTCCTCGACGGCGCCCAGCGTGGCCCGCAGTCGGTCGAGTTCCTCGTCGGCGCCCTCGCGGACTCGGTCGCCGTCGAGCGCCGAAAGCGCCGCGGCCGCGTCTTCGAGGCGGTTCCGCTCTAAGCCTGCGATCGCGGCGAACGGCCCCGAGTCGACGCCCGCGTC is a window of Natrinema salifodinae DNA encoding:
- a CDS encoding MutS-related protein, with protein sequence MRLEEYWGVGPKTRETLVEELGRERAIRAIETENVRALADAGLARGRATRILRRATGGAGMDVLATGDARSAYKELLALAVDHAVTRRAADRIRVLTPLERRDEMNDRLDDVLAARDAWSTLADEDREAVLDAYERYDERDGSERAAVEAALALLDAGVDSGPFAAIAGLERNRLEDAAAALSALDGDRVREGADEELDRLRATLGAVEDMDADALELIEDLRSEGVRDVEGFRQAFEDHLLSETDVTIDRVRDAMPTDATDATDFVGGTLRTLRSDLTEAVDEREAAVASEFRETLEAARDAVDRAVEAVDDIAFHLSLARFALAYDCTRPTFVDDDDAAVSVVNARNLTLAARDDDSVQPVTYAIGEHGVTSVPADVDSVPGEERVTVLTGANSGGKTTLLETLCQVVLLATMGLPVPADRAEVTPVDSLVFHRRHASFNAGVLESTLRSIVPPLSSGGRTLTLVDEFEAITEPGSAADLLHGLVTLAVDRDALGVFVTHLADDLEPLPPEARVDGIFAEGLNPELELLVDYQPRFDTVGRSTPEFIVSRLVANAGDRSERAGFGTLAEAVGDEAVQRTLADARWNEN